From Candidatus Manganitrophus morganii, the proteins below share one genomic window:
- a CDS encoding MarR family winged helix-turn-helix transcriptional regulator — MQHDESFPIEERLLFGLEQVVQAVGFLLERRSRDSAISPLQLRILLTLLKTGAKHTVGGTAEELSVTPATVSDAVASLVKKGLLAKKRGTEDGRVAHLALSARGKRLAVSQTVPDELIDLIRTLSKGEQESLLLVLIKLIRGFQERGMIPIARMCTNCRFFSPNAYPNSKKPHHCGFVEAPFGDRELRIECPDYAAPAGLNVLKD, encoded by the coding sequence ATGCAACACGACGAATCGTTTCCTATTGAAGAGCGGCTTCTCTTTGGCCTGGAGCAGGTGGTCCAGGCGGTCGGGTTTTTATTGGAGCGCCGCAGCCGGGATTCGGCGATCAGCCCGTTGCAGCTTCGGATCCTTCTGACGCTGTTGAAGACGGGGGCGAAGCACACCGTCGGAGGAACGGCGGAGGAGCTGTCGGTGACCCCCGCGACGGTCAGCGACGCGGTCGCCTCGCTTGTCAAAAAGGGATTGCTCGCCAAGAAACGGGGAACCGAAGACGGAAGGGTGGCCCATCTGGCGCTCAGCGCGCGGGGAAAGCGGCTGGCCGTGTCGCAGACCGTTCCCGACGAGCTGATCGACTTGATTCGGACCCTCTCCAAAGGAGAGCAGGAGTCGCTCCTCCTTGTCTTGATCAAATTGATCCGGGGATTTCAGGAGCGGGGGATGATTCCGATCGCGCGGATGTGCACCAATTGCCGCTTCTTTTCCCCGAACGCGTATCCGAATTCGAAGAAGCCGCACCATTGCGGATTTGTGGAGGCCCCTTTCGGCGATCGCGAGCTGCGGATCGAATGCCCCGACTACGCGGCGCCGGCCGGTCTGAATGTGCTGAAAGATTAA